From the Lysobacterales bacterium genome, one window contains:
- a CDS encoding SDR family oxidoreductase codes for MTYFVTGATGFIGRHLLENLLKRRGKIYALVRKSSLEKLEALVEKLGAEKGEIIPVIGDLTKPKLGITAAQQKQLTGKIKHFFHLAAIYDVEADDETNHAVNVEGTRHALQFAEAIKSGCFHHVSSIAAAGRYPGVFKEDMFSEAEGLDHPYYRTKHESEGLVRKDAKIPFRIYRPAIVIGHSKTGEIDKIDGPYYFFRLLKRMREYLPQWMPTIGIEGSRINVVPVDYVVNAMDHIAHKAGLDGHCFQLVDPEPMRVGELLNTFARAAHAPEMTMRLDARMFAVIPPMVRGAVANLPPVKRFTNSVLKDLGIPREALKYINQPTRYDNRETERALRGSKIKLAALDTYAWRLWDFWERHLDPDLFIDRSLEGKVKGKVVMITGGSSGIGLAAAMKLAATKAKILIVARGVEELNQAKAEVEKAGGQCWAYSADLTDEKSCHDLVAAVLKEHGGVDVLINNAGRSIRRSVALSYDRFHDFTRTIELNYYGCLRLIMGFLPSMTEKRRGHIINISSIGVLANSPRFSAYVASKAALDAFSRCAQAEFSDSGIAFTTVNMPLVRTPMIAPTKMYDSVPTLSPEEAADLIVKAIIERPSRVATRLGIFAATLNAIAPKAYEVVMNTAFNLFPDSAAAKGMKGRDEKPSSEQIAFAALMRGVHW; via the coding sequence ATGACCTACTTCGTGACCGGCGCCACCGGCTTCATCGGCCGCCACCTGCTGGAGAACCTGCTGAAGCGCCGCGGCAAGATCTACGCGCTGGTGCGCAAGAGTTCGCTGGAAAAACTGGAGGCCCTGGTCGAGAAACTCGGCGCGGAGAAGGGCGAGATCATCCCCGTGATCGGTGACTTGACCAAGCCCAAGCTCGGCATCACTGCGGCGCAGCAGAAGCAGCTCACCGGCAAGATCAAGCATTTCTTCCATCTCGCCGCGATCTACGACGTCGAGGCCGACGACGAAACCAACCATGCGGTCAACGTCGAAGGTACGCGGCACGCGCTTCAGTTCGCCGAGGCGATCAAGTCCGGCTGTTTCCACCACGTCAGTTCGATCGCCGCCGCCGGCCGCTATCCGGGCGTGTTCAAGGAGGACATGTTCAGCGAAGCCGAAGGTCTGGACCATCCTTACTACCGCACCAAGCACGAGTCCGAGGGTCTGGTGCGCAAGGATGCCAAGATCCCGTTCCGGATCTACCGCCCGGCCATCGTGATCGGACATTCGAAAACCGGCGAGATCGACAAGATCGACGGGCCGTATTACTTCTTCCGACTGCTCAAGCGCATGCGTGAATACCTGCCGCAGTGGATGCCGACGATCGGCATCGAAGGCTCGCGCATCAATGTCGTTCCGGTCGACTACGTCGTGAATGCGATGGACCACATCGCGCACAAGGCCGGGCTGGATGGCCATTGCTTCCAGCTGGTCGATCCCGAACCGATGCGGGTCGGCGAACTGCTGAATACCTTCGCACGGGCCGCCCACGCGCCGGAAATGACCATGCGTCTCGATGCGCGCATGTTCGCGGTGATTCCGCCGATGGTCCGCGGCGCGGTCGCGAATCTGCCGCCGGTCAAGCGCTTCACGAATTCGGTGCTGAAGGATCTCGGCATCCCGCGCGAGGCGCTCAAGTACATCAATCAGCCGACGCGTTACGACAATCGCGAAACCGAACGCGCGCTGCGCGGCTCCAAGATCAAGCTGGCGGCGCTCGATACCTATGCGTGGCGCCTGTGGGATTTCTGGGAACGCCACCTCGATCCGGACCTGTTCATCGATCGCTCGCTCGAGGGCAAGGTCAAGGGCAAGGTGGTGATGATCACCGGCGGTTCGTCCGGCATCGGCCTCGCGGCCGCGATGAAGCTGGCGGCGACCAAGGCGAAGATCCTGATCGTCGCGCGCGGCGTTGAGGAACTGAATCAGGCCAAGGCCGAAGTCGAGAAGGCCGGTGGGCAATGCTGGGCCTACTCGGCAGACCTGACTGACGAGAAAAGCTGCCACGACCTGGTCGCGGCCGTGCTGAAGGAGCACGGTGGCGTCGATGTGCTGATCAACAACGCCGGTCGTTCGATCCGGCGTTCGGTCGCACTCAGCTACGACCGCTTCCACGACTTCACCCGCACCATCGAGCTGAACTACTACGGTTGCCTGCGCCTGATCATGGGCTTCCTGCCCTCGATGACCGAGAAGCGCCGCGGCCACATCATCAACATCTCCTCGATCGGCGTGCTGGCGAATTCACCGCGCTTCTCGGCCTATGTCGCTTCCAAGGCTGCGCTCGACGCGTTCTCGCGCTGCGCCCAGGCCGAATTCTCGGATTCCGGGATCGCCTTCACCACGGTCAACATGCCGCTGGTACGCACTCCAATGATCGCACCGACCAAGATGTATGACAGTGTGCCGACCCTGTCGCCGGAAGAAGCCGCCGACCTGATCGTCAAGGCGATCATCGAACGCCCGAGCCGTGTTGCGACCCGACTGGGCATCTTCGCGGCCACGCTCAACGCGATCGCGCCGAAGGCTTACGAGGTGGTGATGAATACCGCGTTCAACCTGTTCCCGGACTCGGCTGCGGCCAAGGGCATGAAGGGACGCGACGAGAAGCCGTCGAGCGAACAGATCGCGTTCGCCGCACTGATGCGCGGGGTGCATTGGTAA
- a CDS encoding phasin family protein produces MSKPKFKSKSTSAAASAAASNKAGALVESAQQIWAAGLGALKNAQGSGGKLFENLVKEGLSIEQKTRKFATGKVDEVRDVVETKVEKVKERASDTWDKLEKVFEDRVSRALGKLGVPGRDEMEALVSRVEELSKAVKKLNPQAAAPAAAKKAAAKKAPAKKAASKAK; encoded by the coding sequence ATGAGCAAGCCCAAGTTCAAGTCCAAGAGCACGTCCGCAGCCGCTTCCGCCGCTGCCTCGAACAAGGCCGGTGCCCTGGTCGAATCGGCGCAGCAGATCTGGGCCGCCGGTCTCGGCGCGCTGAAGAATGCGCAGGGTTCGGGTGGCAAGCTGTTCGAGAATCTGGTGAAGGAAGGCTTGTCGATCGAGCAGAAGACCCGCAAGTTCGCGACCGGCAAGGTCGATGAAGTGCGCGACGTCGTGGAGACCAAGGTGGAAAAAGTGAAGGAACGCGCATCCGATACCTGGGACAAGCTCGAGAAGGTGTTCGAGGATCGCGTCTCGCGCGCGCTCGGCAAGCTCGGCGTTCCCGGCCGTGACGAAATGGAAGCGCTGGTCTCGCGCGTCGAAGAACTCAGCAAGGCCGTCAAGAAGCTGAATCCGCAGGCGGCTGCTCCGGCTGCCGCGAAGAAGGCAGCGGCGAAGAAGGCCCCGGCCAAGAAGGCCGCCAGCAAGGCCAAGTAA
- a CDS encoding patatin-like phospholipase family protein, which yields MLTVQASTKPIRKRSRPRIGLAVAGGGPIGGMYELGALRAMDEAMDGLDMTGLDVYVGVSSGAFLASGLANRLDTAEMCRIFLTDVTDQERFRPEIFLRPAMGEYAKRVAAIPRTLLGWLGDLATHPLDTNFTDVFGRLGALIPTGLFDNNEIEHFLRKLFEAHGRTNDFRKLSRKLFVIGVELDTGKTVRFGSEGLDHVPISRAIQASAALPGLYPPVEIDGRYYVDGALRRTLHASVALEAGAELVLGINPLVPFDASLATANLRKVPDSLVDSGLPAVLSQTFRTMLKSRMQVGLDKYQKTHERADLLVFEPSPDDVEMFFTNPFSYTMRQRVAEHAYRATLDDLAARYDEVAPIFARHGITLRRDIIDDPERSLMEGLGRRPRRTDVTARLRHALDDLDRAIHERKRR from the coding sequence ATGCTGACTGTTCAAGCCTCGACCAAGCCGATCCGCAAACGCAGCCGTCCGCGCATCGGATTGGCGGTCGCGGGCGGAGGCCCGATTGGCGGCATGTACGAGCTCGGCGCCTTGCGCGCCATGGACGAGGCGATGGACGGCCTGGACATGACCGGACTCGACGTTTACGTCGGCGTCAGTTCGGGCGCCTTCCTGGCCTCGGGGCTGGCAAACCGGCTCGATACCGCGGAAATGTGCCGGATCTTCCTGACCGATGTCACCGACCAGGAACGATTCCGCCCGGAAATCTTCCTGCGTCCGGCCATGGGCGAATACGCCAAGCGCGTCGCGGCCATTCCGCGCACCCTGCTCGGCTGGCTCGGCGATCTCGCTACCCATCCGCTGGACACGAATTTCACCGATGTGTTCGGTCGTCTCGGTGCGTTGATCCCGACCGGATTGTTCGACAACAACGAGATCGAACACTTCCTGCGCAAGCTGTTCGAAGCGCACGGGCGCACGAATGACTTCCGCAAGCTGTCGCGCAAGCTGTTCGTGATCGGCGTCGAACTCGATACCGGCAAGACCGTCCGTTTCGGCAGCGAAGGGCTGGACCACGTGCCGATTTCGCGCGCGATCCAGGCCAGCGCCGCCCTGCCCGGCCTTTATCCGCCGGTCGAAATCGACGGCCGGTACTACGTCGATGGCGCGTTGCGCCGCACCCTGCATGCATCGGTGGCCCTCGAAGCCGGCGCCGAACTGGTGCTCGGCATCAACCCGCTGGTGCCCTTCGATGCCTCGCTGGCGACGGCCAATCTGCGCAAGGTACCGGACAGCCTGGTCGACAGCGGCTTGCCGGCGGTCCTGTCGCAGACTTTCCGCACCATGCTGAAGTCGCGCATGCAGGTCGGTCTGGACAAGTACCAGAAGACGCATGAGCGTGCCGACCTGCTGGTGTTCGAACCCAGTCCGGACGACGTCGAGATGTTCTTCACCAACCCGTTCAGCTACACGATGCGCCAGCGCGTGGCCGAACATGCCTACCGCGCCACGCTCGACGATCTCGCGGCGCGCTACGACGAAGTCGCGCCCATCTTTGCGCGCCACGGCATCACGCTGCGCCGCGACATCATCGACGATCCGGAACGCAGCTTGATGGAAGGTCTCGGACGCCGCCCACGACGCACCGACGTGACGGCACGACTGCGCCATGCGCTCGACGATCTCGACCGTGCGATCCACGAACGCAAACGCCGCTGA